The Candidatus Binataceae bacterium DNA segment TCGCAGTTCTGCCAGCTCTTCGTGCGCACCGACCCCGACGTTCCCCGCCATAAGGGATTGAGCTGCCTGTTGGTGGATATGAAAAGCTCCGGCGTCACCGTGCGCCCGCTCAGACAGATAACCGGCGATTCCGAGTTCAACGAAATCTTTTTCGAGGATGTGCGCGTGCCCAAGCAGAACCTGCTCGGGCCGCTCAACCAGGGGTGGCAGGTGCTGGTCTCCACGCTGATGCACGAGCGATTCGGGATCGGCGAGACGATCGGCGGCACCGAGCAGACCCTCGCGCAAATGGTCGAGATCGCGCGCGGCGCGATCATCGATGGGCGCGCGGCGGCCGAGGACGATGAGATCCGCCAGCAGCTCGCGCAGTTCGCGATCGAAGTCGCGGCAAAAAAATACAACGGCCTGCGCGCGCTGACGCGCCGGCTGAAGGGTCAACTGCCCGGCCCGGAAAGCTCGATCGGCAAGCTGGTCTCGACCGAGCTGACGCAGCGGATGGTCAAGTTCTCGGGGCGGCTGCTCGGCGAGTTCGCGCTGCTCGAGCGCCGCTCGCCGTTTGCGCCTGACGGCGACTGGCTGCGGCGCATCCTTTACAGCGAGAGCATGACGATCGCGGGCGGGACCTCGGCGGTGCAGAAGAACATGATCGGCGAGCGTATCCTGCAGCTGCCCAAAGGCTGAGGCCCGCGTTCGCCGGCCCGCCGCAGACCTTTTTTGGGACCTGCGCTGCACTTGTCCCGTGCGCCAAGTTCTGTCACAAACTTCGCCAAACGGCCTTGCCTGGCGTGACGCAAAGCCGCCCGGGCATTTCATTTTGCGTTGACACGTTGTGTTCAAGGAGAGTCTGCGATGCTGCGCACAAGGCTGACTGCCTGCCTCGGAACCGTTGGGGCGCTCCTGCTGCTCGCCGTTTCGGCGCATGCGGACGACGCTGCGGCTACGATCAACAGCGGCGATACCAGTTGGCTGTTGACCTCGTCTGCGCTGGTGTTGCTGATGACGGCGCCCGGTCTCGCGCTGTTCTACGGCGGGATGGTGCGGCGCAAGAACGTGCTGGCGATCCTGATGCAGAGCTTCATCCTGGCCGCACTGGTTTCGATCCAGTGGGTCCTGTTCGGCTACAGCCTCGCGTTCTCGCCCGGCAACGCGCTGATCGGCGGTCTGCACTGGATCGGACTACGCGGGGTGAGCGCGACGCAGGCGTACCCCGCCTACGCCGCGACCGTTCCGCATCAGGCCTACATGATTTTCCAGTGCATGTTCGCCGTGATCACGCCGGCGCTGATCACGGGCGCCTTCGCCGAGCGCATCTCGTTCAAGGGCTTCCTGGTCTTCAGCCTGCTCTGGATGACCCTGATCTACGATCCGCTGGCGCACTGGGTATGGGGCGTTGACGGCTGGCTGCATCGCTTGGGTGCGCTGGATTTCGCGGGCGGCACGGTGGTGCACATTTCTTCGGGGACCTCCGCGCTCGCCGCCGCGCTGATCGTCGGGCAGCGGCGCGGCCTTTGGCGCGAGCCGATGCCGCCGCACAACCTGACCCTGACGCTGACCGGGGCCGGGCTGTTGTGGTTCGGATGGTTCGGCTTCAACGCCGGGAGCGCGCTTGCCGCCAACGGGCTTGCGACCTCGGCCTTCGTCGCGACCCATCTGGGGGCGGCCGCGGCGGCGCTCGGATGGGTCTTCGCGGAATGGATCATGCTCGGCAAGCCGACCACGCTCGGTGTTGCGAGCGGCGTGGTCGCCGGCCTGGTCGCGATCACTCCGGCCTCGGGGTATGTGGGACCGATCTCGGCGATAGTGATCGGCGCCGCGGCGGGGGTGCTGTGCTTTTTTGCAGTGCGGATGAAGCGGCGCTTCGGCTACGACGACGCGCTCGACGTCGTCGGCGTACACGCGGTGGGCGGCATCTGGGGCGCGCTGGCGACCGGTCTCTTCGCCAGCGTCGCGGTCAATGCGGCCGGCGCCGACGGTCTGTTCTTCGGCAACCCGGGCCAGTTGGTAATCCAGGCCGTCGCGGTCACGGCCAGCATCGCGTTCGCCTTCCTCGGCAGCCTGGTGCTGCTCGGATTGACCGATGCGCTGGTGGGATTGCGGGTGAGCGACGAGGCCGAACGGGTCGGGCTCGACCTCAGCGAGCACGAAGAGAATGCGTACGAACTGGGGGCGTAGGCGCTAGTGTGGTGTCCCGCAGATAACTTACCTATCCGGAAAAGCGTTAGGGTGTCATTCCGAGGGAGTCAGCGACCGAGGAATCCCGGATCTTTATTCGTTTTTCGTGGAAGCCGGGATTCCTCGCTGCGCTCGGAATGACGGCCTCGATATCTCTCGATATCTTGGGATGAAACGTATTTCACAGGACACCACACTAGACTAGCGCTGCATCGCCTGAAACAGCAGCGGCGCGGCCTCCGACATGATCTCGCCGAGGATCTCCGAGAGCGGCTTGGTCGGGACGGCGAGCTTGTCGGCGAGCGCTCGCATGATCCGCAGGTAATGTTCCTTGGTGCCGGCGCCGATCGAACCCAGCCGGTCGGTCTCCATAACCTCGACGAAGCGGCGATGGACCTCGTAGATTTCGCGATCGAGAGGGTCCGAAAACGGATTGGGCTGGTCGAATTTCCTGCCCTTGGAAGTCATCGTTGATACACCCGATTTGGATTGGACGCGCCGCGCGCGCCCGCGATCAAGTATATCAGCCCGATGCGCGGGCCGGCGAGACGGTCCTTGCCGTCACTTTTTGAAGGTCAGCTTGTGTACTCAAGATCGGCTCTCATCCGTCTGATTGCCGTTTGCGCCCCATCATGTCTTTGACCGACATCACATGTGCGGTTGATGCAGCGAGGATCACCAGGGTGGCGCGGTGCACGTCGGCCGCCGGCATCGTCCCAAATCCTCTGTCCGGGTAGTCAACGGTCGCGGTCGCGTCGGAAAGAAAGATCACGCGATAGTTGCGGAACATCGCGTCGCGGGCAGTCGCATGGCAGCAATTTTCGGTGGTTGTCCCCGAGATGATAACCGTATCGACGCCCCACTCGCGCAGGATGATCTCGAGGTCGGTGCCAAAAAACGCGCTATAGCGATGCTTCCTGATGACATGCTCGCCCGGGGCGGGAGCCAACTCGCGATAGATCTCCGCTCCGGGTGTGCCATCGACCAAGGCCGCACGCTTCGCGATCGGCGGATATATGTCATCGAAGAGTCCCATGTCGCATCCGTCATGGCGGTGCACATGAGCGGTGTAGATGACTCTGATTTTGGCGTCGCGGCAGATGGCGAGCGCTTCGGCAATCTTCGGCACCGCGGCCCGTGCCGCTGGCGTTTCCATCGCCGCGCCGGCCGCCACAAAGTCGGTTTGCATATCGACCACGATCATCGCGGTTTTTCTCGGCTCGATCGCGTCAATTCGCATTGCTCACCTCCGCGCGGAAAAGACCCTCAGTCTCGCTGCCCCATAACTATGTTCGTGGCGTTCGTCTTATCGGCATGTTCGAGGTGGGCCGGACGTCAAGGTCACATGCGGCGGGCGCGGGCCGGCCCGTTTCGGTCAGAACAGGTAGCGGCGGGTGTTGACGCTGATCATCACGCCCATCGCCGCCATCATCGCGATCAGCGACGAACCCCCGTAGCTCACCAGCGGCAGCGGGATTCCCACCACCGGCAGCACCCCGCTCGCCATCCCGACGTTGATCGCGACCTGCCAGAACACGATTGCGGTCAGACCCACGGCGAGCAGTTGTCCGAAACGGTCGCGGGCATGGCGCGCGATCCAGAGGCCGCGCGCGATAACTCCCACATACAGCGCCATCAGCACCATCGATCCAGCGAAGCCAAATTCTTCGGCGAAGACCGAAAAGATGAAATCGGTGGTTTGTTCGGGAAGGAAATTCAGCCGCGCCTGAGTGCCCTTGAGAAAGCCCTTGCCCCACGCGCCGCCGGCGCCGATCGCGATCTCGGACTGGATGATGTGGTAGCCCGCGCCGAGCGGATCGGACTGCGGGTTGAGGAAGCTCACAAGGCGCTGCTTCTGGTAGGGTTTGAGGAAGTGCCATCCCGCCGGCGCGGCCAGCGCAGCGGCGAGCGTCGCAACCAGCAGCACGCGTCCATTGAGGCCGCTGGTGAAGACCAGCGTCGCCGTCGCCATCATCAGAACGATCCCGGTGCCGAGGTCCGGCTGCTTGAGCACCAGGACCAACGGCACGCCCAGCAGCACCGCTGGGATGATCATCTGGCGAAAGCTCCATCCGCCGCGCGGAGGCTCTTCGCGCAGGTACCGAACCATTACCAGCACCAGCGCGATTTTGGCCAGTTCCGACGGCTCCAGCCTGAGCACGCCGAGGTTGAGCCATCGGCGCGAACCGCCGGTCACGTGCCCCGCCACCATCACCGCCGCCAGCAGCCCGACCGTAAGCGCGTAGAGCGGGTACGCGTAGGTCGCGAGCGCGCGGTAGTCGAAGAATGCCGCCGCCGCCATCAGCGCCGCGCCCACGCCGATCCAGACGAGCTGGCGCACGACGAGCGGATCGAGCGCGTGCTTGGTGCCGCCCCACGAGGCGCTAAGCACGCTCAGGAGGCCGACGCCGGCGAGCCCGAGCGTCATCAGGAACAGGGTCCAGTCGAAGTGGTAAACGAGCCGCCGATCGAGAGCCATCGCGGTTGCGCTCAGTCGCTCCGGTCGGCGACCGTGCCCTCGGGCGGGCTCTCGGGGTCGGAGCCGGGCGCCTCTTGCGGCGCCGCGGGTGGAGTCACGGCCGGTTTGCTGCCCGGCGGCGGATAGATCTCGAAGAACTTCTGCATGACGTCGTGTACGACCGGTGCCGCCGCACTGCCGCCGTGTCCGCCGTGCTCGATCACGGCGGCGACGACGATCTGCGGATGCTCCGCGGGCGCGTAGGCCACGAACCATGCGTGGTCACGGTATTTCAACGGCTCCTTGTCCTCTGGGATGCGCGCGTTGCCGGCCTCCTTCACGACCTGCGAGGTGCCGGTCTTGCCGCATACGGTGATGTTGTCGAGATGGGCCGCGTGCCCGGTGCCGCCCGCGCCGTTGACCACGTCGCACATTCCGCTACGCACGATTTCGAGGATGACGGGGTCGATCGGGATGCGGCGTTCGACGACGGGCGGGAAGTGCCTGACCACGGATCCGTCAAGCGCTTCCTCCGCTTTGACGAACTGCGGCTTGTAGCGGATGCCGCCGTTGGCAATCTCGGACACCACCATCGCCATCTGCAGCGGCGTAGCCGCGACGTAGCCCTGTCCGATCGCGACCGACAACGTCTCCGCCGGATACCATCGCTGATGGAACCGCTTCTCCTTCCAAAGCGACGAGGGCATCACGCCCGGCCGCTCGTTGTCGAGATCGATCCCGGTCCGTTCGCCCATCCCGAGCAGACGGGCCCAGCGGGCGAGGCGGTCGATGCCGAGATGGATGCCGACCTGGTAAAAGAAGACGTCGCAGGAGCTGACGATCGCGCGATGCACGGAGATCGTGCCATGTCCCTGTTTGCGCCAGCAATGGTATTCGCGATTGCCGTAGTACAGCCCGCCCGGGCAGAAGTAGCTGGTCTCGGGGGTGAGCGTCCGTTCTTCGAGCCCCGCGATCGAGTCGACCAGTTTGAAGGTCGAACCGGGCGGATAAGCCCCGGCGATCACCCGGTTGGTCAGGGGATGCGCGGGGTCGGTGGTCAGCCCGCGCCATCCAACGGCGTTGATCCCGTTGGCGAAGATGTTGGGGTCGAACGTCGGATGCGAAACCATCGCCAGGATGTAGCCCGTGTTGGGATCGATCGCGACCAGCGCGCCCGACCACGTGCCCATCGCCTTTTCGGCTGCCTGCTGAACGTCGAGGTCCAGGCTGAGCACGACGCTCTGGCCGGGAATCTCGGGAATTTCGCGCAGCAGCTTGAGCCGGCGGCCGACCGAATCGACCTCGATCTCCTGGCCTCCGGCCTGGCCGCGCAAATCGCTCTCGAACACGCGCTCCAGACCGAACTTCCCGATCTCGTCGCCCATACGATAGTTGTTCTCGCGACGCAGGTCGGCCTCAGCCACCTCGCCGACGTAGCCGAGCAGATGCGCCGCCAGTCCGCCGTAGATGTAGTGCCGCTCGGGCATCACCTCGAGGCTCACGCCCGGCAGCTGCAGCTGATGGGTCTCGAGCGAGACCACCTGTTGCCAGCCCAGATGCTCTTCGACCGTGACCGGATCGAACGGCGGGCGCCCGTCGTCTTCGGCCTGGCTGAGCTTGGCGGCAATATTGTCCTGGCCGAGCAGGTTCTCCAGCCTTGCGACCGTTTGCTTAACGTTGCGGACGTCCTCGGGCACCATCACCGCATCGAACGACGGTCTGGTGTCGACGAGCGGGCGATGATGAACGTCGAAGACCAGGCCGCGCAGCGCCGGTTGGCGATGGATGCGGATGCGGTTGCGGTCGGCGAGTTCGACAAATTCCTTGTGCCGGATGATTTGGAGGTAATAGAGGCGGACCGTTACCACGGCCAGAACGAGAGCGATGAAAGCGGAGAGGATCGCGAGGCGCGGCTCGATACGCGGGATCGCGCGCGACTGCTTGCTGCTGTTGTAATAACGCCAGCGCGCCACCGTCAGGCTCCTCGCCCAATCCAGCCGCCGCGCGCGCGGCGTTCCTGGCTGAGCCCCAGCATCCGCCTGAGGCCCGCGGTTAATCCAAACACGGGCGGCGCGCACACCGCGGTCACCGTCGCCTGTAAGAGCGCCGCCGGCACCAGGGTTGCGAGCTGGTCAGGAGCGCGGAACTGCGTGCCGATAAGAAAGCCGCCGAGGTTCTGGATCAACACCGCGACGAAAGCCAGCACGGCGCCGGCCTCCGCGCCGGTCGCGGAGCTATGCACGCCGACTTCATATGCGATCAGGTAAATCAGCGTCATCGCAAAGGTGTTGACGCCGAGCTGCGAGCCCGAAAAGGCGTCCATCGCGTAACCCATCGCAAAGGCTATTATAGGCGCAAGCGCGCGGCGATGCCGCAAGCCCAGATCGACCGCCAGCACCAGCACGAGGTCGGGCACCAGCGCGCTCAGCGGCAGCCAGCGCGAAGCCGTGGTCTGAACCGCCAGCGCAAGCAGGGTTAAAACGGCGAACAGCGCGGCCAAACGCACGACCTCTCAGCTCTTCGGCCCCGCCGGCGGCGGCTGGGGCATTCGCTGGGTTATCACCAGCACCTGCTCGAGACGGCGAAAATCAGCCGCCGGCGCGATATTGACCGTCAGGAACAATCCCGGCCCTTCGCGAACCACCGAGGTCACCTCGCCCACCAGCAGCCCGCGCGGGAAAATCCCGTCCAGGCCCGAGGTAACGATTGTATCCCCACTCTTCACGTCCTCCGAACGGTCCACATATTTCATCACCAGCCCGTCGTCGACCACGCCGGCCACGATGCCGCGCACGCGCGAGCGCTGGTCGAACGCGTCGAGCGCCGAGTTGTGATCGTTGATTAACAGCACGCGCGACGAACTCGGACCAACCGCGATAAGCTTGCCGACCACGCCCTCGGTCGAAAGCACGGCCATCCCGGCTTCGAAGCCCTGACCGGCGCCGCCTGCCAGCACCAGCGTGCGCGCGAGACCTGAAGCGTCGCCGCCAATAACGTTGGCCGCCGCCGAGTTGAGCGCGAGGGCCTGCTTGAGCTCGAGCATGTCGCTCAGATGGAGATTCTCGGCCTCGAGCTCGGCCAGCCGGGCGCGCTGGGTTTCCTCGCGGGCAAGCTCGGCGCGCAGCCGCGCGTTCTCGCGCTGCACGCCGACCAGGTCGAAGTAGTCATGGAAGATGCTGGCACCGCCGTCGGCCAAGCGCGCGGCGGCGACTTGCAGCGGAGCCAAGGCCTCCATCACCAGGCCGCGCGGTCTGGCCGCCCGCTGGTCGGGAAGAACTCCACTCCACAGGAAATGGGCGGAAATGAGCAGCAGAACCGCACCCGTGATCGGAACGCGGTTACGCCACAGAAAATAGTTTTTCACCGCTATGTGTTTCGGCGATGCCCCTTGGCGTCATCGGCAGGCCGTTTCGGGCGATGACGCTCGCTAGTCGACGGTCACGTCGCGCAGGAGCGATATTTCGTCCAACGCTTTGCCCGCGCCCATCACCACCGCGGTCAGCGGGTCGTCAGCGAGCGTCACCGGCAGCCCCGTTTCTTCGCGCAGCAGGACGTCGAGATTGCGCAGCAGCGCGCCGCCGCCCGCCAGCACGATTCCCTTGTCCACGATGTCCGAGGCCAGCTCCGGCGGCGTGCGCTCGAGCGCGATACGGACCGATTCGACCACCTGATGGACCGGCTCCATCAGCGCCTCGCGAATCTCCTCGTCGGTAATCTCGATGATCTTGGGCACGCCGGCCACCAGGTCGCGGCCCTTGATTTCCATGGTCTGGATTTCGTTTCCGGGGTAGGCGGAACCGATAGTTATTTTGATCAGCTCGGCGGTGCGCTCGCCAATGAGCAGGTTGTACTTGCGCTTGATGTGCTGGATGATCGCCTCGTCCATCTTGTCGCCGGCCACCCGCACCGAGCGCGAAAAGACGACGCCCGCCAGCGAGATCACCGCGACCTCCGTGGTGCCGCCGCCGATATCGACGATCATGTTGCCCGAAGGTTCGGTGATCGGCAGCCCCGCGCCGATCGCCGCCGCCATCGGCTCTTCGATAAGGTAGACCTCGTGAGCGCCGGCCGCTTCGGCCGACTCGCGCACCGCGCGCTTCTCGACCGCAGTGATCCCGAACGGCACGCAGATGACGATCCGCGGACGCGCGAGGAAGCGGCGATTGTGGGTTTTCTGGATAAAATGGCGCAGCATGCTCTCGGTGATTTCGAAGTCGGCGATCACGCCGTCTTTCAGCGGCCGGATAGCCACGATCGAGCCCGGCGTGCGCCCCAGCATCTTCTTGGCTTCGGCGCCGATCGCGAGCACTCGCCGCGCCCCGCGCGAGTCCTTCTGCACCGCAACCACTGACGGCTCATTGCACACGATCCCTTCGCCCTTGACATAAATCAGGGTATTCGCCGTGCCGAGGTCGACAGCGAGATCGCTAGAGAACCAACCGAGTATGGAATTAAGTACCACCGGATCGCCCCCCTGCGGTCCGAGTCTTGTTCTCGAACCTCCGCATCGCCTCCAAGAAGACAGGCTACACAAGGCCCGGGGTTTCGCGCGGTTCCAGGATTTTTCGGATCTGCCCGAGACCCACGACGAAGCTAACAGACGCGTGTCATACGAAGCAAGGCACAAGGGTGATTTGCGCGATCAAAAGCCGCAAAATATGATGAGTGCATAATGCTCGACCTGATGCGCAAGCATGCGTACTCGTGGCTGACCCGCGCGGTCGTTATCGTGCTGATCGGCGTCTTCGCGTTTTGGGGTGTCAGCACCGGCATGTTCACCCGGTTAAAGCCGGTCGCGACCGTGAACGGCCATCAGATCCTGACCAAAGAGGTCGATCAGCAAGCGGAACAGCTGCGCCGGCGGCTGGAACAGCTCTACGGACCCGAGGCGGCCGCGGCGTTGGCCCGCTTCAACGTCCGCGAGCAGGCACTCGAGCAGCTTGTCGATCAGCAACTGGTGCTCGATGAAGCCAATCGTTTGGGGCTGAAGATAAGCGATGCCGCCCTGGAGCGAATGGTCGAGTCACAGGCCGCCTTCCAGGTCGACGGCCGCTTCGATTTCGCCATGTATCAGACGGCGCTGCGCAGCCAGAATATGCGGCCGGCCGACTTCGAGTCCGAAGTCCGGCTCGACATGCTGCAGCAACTTATGGAGCGGATGGTTACGCAGACGGTCGAGATCAGCGACAGCGAGCTGCGCCAGATCTACGACCAGATGAATCTGAGACTCGCGATGTCTTACGTCGAATTGCCCTACAAAGACTTCGAATCGTCTATCGCCCCCACTGACAAGCAGATCGCCGAGTTCTTCGAGGCTCATCGCGAACAGTTTCGCGAGCCCGAGCGCATCTCGTTCGACTTCATCCGTTACGATCCCGACAAGCTCGCGGCCAAGGTTAATCCCACGGACAGGGAAATCCAGAACTATTACAACCGCGAGCGCGACACCTCATTGACCCATCCCGAACAGGTCCGCGCGCGGCATATTCTGATCGCGGTTGCGCCCGACGCCACGCCCGCGCAAAAGGCCGCCGCCAAGGCCAAGGCCGACGACCTGCTCAAGCAGATCAAGGGTGGGGCCGACTTCGCCAAGCTGGCCAAGCAGTTCTCCGACGACCCTGGGACCAGAAATGGCGGAGGCGAACTGGGTTATTTCGGGCAGAGCGAGATGGTGAAGCCGTTTGCCGACGCCGCCTTCACGATGAAGCCGGGCGAGCTGATCGTGGTCCAGACCCAGTTCGGTTACCACGTCATCCAGGTCGAAGAGCACAAGCTCGCGCGCGTCGAGACGCTGGAGGAGGCGCGCCCGAAGATCATCGATGCGCTGCGCCATCGCGCAGGCACCGAGCTGGCCCATCAGGCGATCGACCAGGATCTGAGCGATGCGCTCAACGGCAAAGACCTTCAGACGCTTGCGGACAAACGCGGCCTCGACTTCGTGAAGACGCCGATGCTGGCCGTCAATGAGGCTACTGCAGAAACCACCGATCCGACGCTGGTGCGCGAGGCGTTCAAGCTCAATCCCAATGACATTCGCGTAGTCAACGGCCACGACGCGCAGTACATCGTGAAATTCGTCGATCGCAAGCCGAGCTATGTGCCGAAGCTGGCGGATGTACAAGCCAAGGTTCGCGCCGCGCTGGTGCGTCAGATGGCGGAATTCAAGGCGCGCGATGAGGCCGCCGCCTTCTTCAAACAGGTAAAAAACCCTGCTGGATTCGCCGCGGCGGCTGCGGCCGCCAAGCTAACCCCGCATACGACGGGTGATTTTTCGCGCGCCGACGGCACAATTCCCGGCATCGGCGAATTCCATGAGGCGGTGCAGGAAGCGTCGCAGCTTCCCGCCACCCCCGGGATCATCAGCCGCCCGCTCGCTCGCGACGGCAACGCCTACGTATTCGAGGTCTTAAGCC contains these protein-coding regions:
- a CDS encoding acyl-CoA dehydrogenase family protein, with protein sequence MDFNYTPEQEAYRMEVRGWLEANQPPPLTPEEKERADENFLWERLRLWHRKLYEGGWAGLTWPKQFGGRGATFVEQVIFQQELGRLNLPMGSNVLGVIMTGPALMQWGTEEQKQRYLQKILSAEEIWCEGMSEPAAGSDLAALQTRAVLEGDSFVVNGQKVWTTLAHRSQFCQLFVRTDPDVPRHKGLSCLLVDMKSSGVTVRPLRQITGDSEFNEIFFEDVRVPKQNLLGPLNQGWQVLVSTLMHERFGIGETIGGTEQTLAQMVEIARGAIIDGRAAAEDDEIRQQLAQFAIEVAAKKYNGLRALTRRLKGQLPGPESSIGKLVSTELTQRMVKFSGRLLGEFALLERRSPFAPDGDWLRRILYSESMTIAGGTSAVQKNMIGERILQLPKG
- a CDS encoding ammonium transporter; translation: MLRTRLTACLGTVGALLLLAVSAHADDAAATINSGDTSWLLTSSALVLLMTAPGLALFYGGMVRRKNVLAILMQSFILAALVSIQWVLFGYSLAFSPGNALIGGLHWIGLRGVSATQAYPAYAATVPHQAYMIFQCMFAVITPALITGAFAERISFKGFLVFSLLWMTLIYDPLAHWVWGVDGWLHRLGALDFAGGTVVHISSGTSALAAALIVGQRRGLWREPMPPHNLTLTLTGAGLLWFGWFGFNAGSALAANGLATSAFVATHLGAAAAALGWVFAEWIMLGKPTTLGVASGVVAGLVAITPASGYVGPISAIVIGAAAGVLCFFAVRMKRRFGYDDALDVVGVHAVGGIWGALATGLFASVAVNAAGADGLFFGNPGQLVIQAVAVTASIAFAFLGSLVLLGLTDALVGLRVSDEAERVGLDLSEHEENAYELGA
- a CDS encoding isochorismatase family cysteine hydrolase, which gives rise to MRIDAIEPRKTAMIVVDMQTDFVAAGAAMETPAARAAVPKIAEALAICRDAKIRVIYTAHVHRHDGCDMGLFDDIYPPIAKRAALVDGTPGAEIYRELAPAPGEHVIRKHRYSAFFGTDLEIILREWGVDTVIISGTTTENCCHATARDAMFRNYRVIFLSDATATVDYPDRGFGTMPAADVHRATLVILAASTAHVMSVKDMMGRKRQSDG
- the rodA gene encoding rod shape-determining protein RodA, yielding MALDRRLVYHFDWTLFLMTLGLAGVGLLSVLSASWGGTKHALDPLVVRQLVWIGVGAALMAAAAFFDYRALATYAYPLYALTVGLLAAVMVAGHVTGGSRRWLNLGVLRLEPSELAKIALVLVMVRYLREEPPRGGWSFRQMIIPAVLLGVPLVLVLKQPDLGTGIVLMMATATLVFTSGLNGRVLLVATLAAALAAPAGWHFLKPYQKQRLVSFLNPQSDPLGAGYHIIQSEIAIGAGGAWGKGFLKGTQARLNFLPEQTTDFIFSVFAEEFGFAGSMVLMALYVGVIARGLWIARHARDRFGQLLAVGLTAIVFWQVAINVGMASGVLPVVGIPLPLVSYGGSSLIAMMAAMGVMISVNTRRYLF
- the mrdA gene encoding penicillin-binding protein 2, which codes for MARWRYYNSSKQSRAIPRIEPRLAILSAFIALVLAVVTVRLYYLQIIRHKEFVELADRNRIRIHRQPALRGLVFDVHHRPLVDTRPSFDAVMVPEDVRNVKQTVARLENLLGQDNIAAKLSQAEDDGRPPFDPVTVEEHLGWQQVVSLETHQLQLPGVSLEVMPERHYIYGGLAAHLLGYVGEVAEADLRRENNYRMGDEIGKFGLERVFESDLRGQAGGQEIEVDSVGRRLKLLREIPEIPGQSVVLSLDLDVQQAAEKAMGTWSGALVAIDPNTGYILAMVSHPTFDPNIFANGINAVGWRGLTTDPAHPLTNRVIAGAYPPGSTFKLVDSIAGLEERTLTPETSYFCPGGLYYGNREYHCWRKQGHGTISVHRAIVSSCDVFFYQVGIHLGIDRLARWARLLGMGERTGIDLDNERPGVMPSSLWKEKRFHQRWYPAETLSVAIGQGYVAATPLQMAMVVSEIANGGIRYKPQFVKAEEALDGSVVRHFPPVVERRIPIDPVILEIVRSGMCDVVNGAGGTGHAAHLDNITVCGKTGTSQVVKEAGNARIPEDKEPLKYRDHAWFVAYAPAEHPQIVVAAVIEHGGHGGSAAAPVVHDVMQKFFEIYPPPGSKPAVTPPAAPQEAPGSDPESPPEGTVADRSD
- the mreD gene encoding rod shape-determining protein MreD yields the protein MAALFAVLTLLALAVQTTASRWLPLSALVPDLVLVLAVDLGLRHRRALAPIIAFAMGYAMDAFSGSQLGVNTFAMTLIYLIAYEVGVHSSATGAEAGAVLAFVAVLIQNLGGFLIGTQFRAPDQLATLVPAALLQATVTAVCAPPVFGLTAGLRRMLGLSQERRARGGWIGRGA
- the mreC gene encoding rod shape-determining protein MreC, whose translation is MKNYFLWRNRVPITGAVLLLISAHFLWSGVLPDQRAARPRGLVMEALAPLQVAAARLADGGASIFHDYFDLVGVQRENARLRAELAREETQRARLAELEAENLHLSDMLELKQALALNSAAANVIGGDASGLARTLVLAGGAGQGFEAGMAVLSTEGVVGKLIAVGPSSSRVLLINDHNSALDAFDQRSRVRGIVAGVVDDGLVMKYVDRSEDVKSGDTIVTSGLDGIFPRGLLVGEVTSVVREGPGLFLTVNIAPAADFRRLEQVLVITQRMPQPPPAGPKS
- a CDS encoding rod shape-determining protein yields the protein MVLNSILGWFSSDLAVDLGTANTLIYVKGEGIVCNEPSVVAVQKDSRGARRVLAIGAEAKKMLGRTPGSIVAIRPLKDGVIADFEITESMLRHFIQKTHNRRFLARPRIVICVPFGITAVEKRAVRESAEAAGAHEVYLIEEPMAAAIGAGLPITEPSGNMIVDIGGGTTEVAVISLAGVVFSRSVRVAGDKMDEAIIQHIKRKYNLLIGERTAELIKITIGSAYPGNEIQTMEIKGRDLVAGVPKIIEITDEEIREALMEPVHQVVESVRIALERTPPELASDIVDKGIVLAGGGALLRNLDVLLREETGLPVTLADDPLTAVVMGAGKALDEISLLRDVTVD
- a CDS encoding SurA N-terminal domain-containing protein; protein product: MLDLMRKHAYSWLTRAVVIVLIGVFAFWGVSTGMFTRLKPVATVNGHQILTKEVDQQAEQLRRRLEQLYGPEAAAALARFNVREQALEQLVDQQLVLDEANRLGLKISDAALERMVESQAAFQVDGRFDFAMYQTALRSQNMRPADFESEVRLDMLQQLMERMVTQTVEISDSELRQIYDQMNLRLAMSYVELPYKDFESSIAPTDKQIAEFFEAHREQFREPERISFDFIRYDPDKLAAKVNPTDREIQNYYNRERDTSLTHPEQVRARHILIAVAPDATPAQKAAAKAKADDLLKQIKGGADFAKLAKQFSDDPGTRNGGGELGYFGQSEMVKPFADAAFTMKPGELIVVQTQFGYHVIQVEEHKLARVETLEEARPKIIDALRHRAGTELAHQAIDQDLSDALNGKDLQTLADKRGLDFVKTPMLAVNEATAETTDPTLVREAFKLNPNDIRVVNGHDAQYIVKFVDRKPSYVPKLADVQAKVRAALVRQMAEFKARDEAAAFFKQVKNPAGFAAAAAAAKLTPHTTGDFSRADGTIPGIGEFHEAVQEASQLPATPGIISRPLARDGNAYVFEVLSRTPPTDAQWKAAKASFKDQVIRQRQAQAWESFIQDLRARAQIFVRPDLVGERTSTS